The Candidatus Kryptonium sp. genome contains a region encoding:
- a CDS encoding dipeptide epimerase, with amino-acid sequence MFLRYRTFELKLKHPFKITRGVRTSNWVVLIEIEHDGVIGYGEASPSQRYGENIETVQKFLSKIDLSQFDDPFNIEEILNYVDSIEPGNTAAKAGIDIALHDLVGKLLNVPIYKLFGLNKEKTPITSFTIGIDEPQVIEQKVKEAEEYPILKVKLGLENDEEIIKTIRKITDKPIRVDANEGWKTKEIAFEKIKWLQDEGVEFVEQPMPADDLDSVAWLRDKVDIPIIADENCVRLYDVPALGKAYDGINIKLMKCTGIREAVKMINTARAMGMKVMIGCMIESSVGITAGAQISPLVDFADLDGNLLITNDPFEGVKVQNGKLILPDEPGLGVKKLI; translated from the coding sequence CATCAAATTGGGTTGTGCTTATTGAAATTGAGCACGATGGAGTAATCGGCTATGGCGAAGCGTCCCCATCTCAAAGATATGGAGAAAACATTGAAACGGTGCAGAAATTTTTAAGTAAAATTGATCTTTCACAATTTGACGATCCATTTAACATTGAGGAAATTCTAAACTATGTTGATTCTATTGAACCTGGAAACACAGCTGCTAAAGCCGGAATTGATATAGCACTTCACGATCTCGTTGGAAAACTTCTTAATGTTCCAATTTACAAACTTTTTGGACTTAACAAAGAAAAGACGCCGATAACATCATTTACAATTGGAATTGATGAACCACAAGTGATTGAGCAAAAGGTCAAAGAAGCGGAAGAATATCCGATTTTAAAAGTTAAACTTGGACTTGAGAACGATGAGGAGATAATTAAAACGATCCGAAAGATCACCGATAAGCCAATTCGTGTTGATGCAAACGAAGGATGGAAAACCAAGGAGATCGCATTTGAGAAAATTAAATGGCTTCAAGATGAAGGCGTTGAATTTGTTGAGCAACCGATGCCTGCCGACGACCTTGACTCCGTTGCATGGCTTAGAGATAAAGTTGATATCCCAATAATCGCTGACGAGAACTGTGTTCGGCTTTATGATGTTCCAGCTTTAGGAAAGGCATATGATGGAATTAATATCAAACTTATGAAATGCACAGGGATAAGAGAAGCAGTGAAAATGATAAACACAGCAAGAGCGATGGGAATGAAAGTGATGATCGGATGTATGATTGAGTCATCCGTTGGAATAACCGCTGGAGCTCAAATCTCGCCTCTTGTTGATTTCGCAGATCTTGACGGAAATCTTTTAATAACAAATGATCCATTTGAAGGAGTTAAAGTTCAGAATGGAAAATTAATTCTCCCGGATGAGCCGGGACTTGGTGTAAAGAAATTAATTTAA
- the mutL gene encoding DNA mismatch repair endonuclease MutL, whose amino-acid sequence MGRIKILPDEIASKIAAGEVIQRPESVVKELIENSIDAGAKNITVILKEAGKTLIQVIDDGCGMSEDDAVLAFERHATSKIETYEDLENIRTLGFRGEALASIAAVAKVEMKTRTQEDELATLVKIEGGKLIEVSKTTHPVGTSILVKNLFYNTPARRNFLKSNHTEFRHAYEAFVRFAIAYPEISFEFISDDEVISKFEATDLETRIKQIFGDDFYENLIPVNEKTEFISIHGFISKPEFSKKTKSDQFIFLNRRYIINRSINHAVYGAYEHLLEKGNFPSFILMISINPRHVDVNVHPSKLEVKFDDEQGIYNFVRAVVKHSLSKFNLIPEVEFEPSGGIKLRTSTEIEEIKQRLINLTEPIKEKIQKEQQYSLEFLTSSFPEAETELKAKVGLERVERMSQEIQFTIPQADEGSDSEGTSFMQIHGRYIIAQIKSGIMIIDQHVAHERILYEKALDRLNSGSPFTQQLLFPQTIELAPSDIAIVKEIKEHLESLGFDLRIFGKNTIVLYGVPPEVKQGAERKILQEIIELYKENSNTEPNLSVRENLAKSFACKTAIKAGDRLTPEEIQVLIDQLFLTQNPYVCPHGRPIIIKISIEELDKRFGRA is encoded by the coding sequence ATGGGAAGGATAAAAATTTTACCAGACGAAATAGCAAGCAAAATTGCAGCGGGCGAGGTTATACAAAGACCGGAATCTGTGGTCAAAGAATTGATTGAAAATTCAATTGATGCAGGAGCGAAAAATATAACTGTAATTTTGAAGGAAGCGGGGAAGACACTTATTCAAGTGATAGACGATGGCTGTGGTATGAGCGAAGATGATGCAGTTCTTGCATTTGAAAGACATGCAACAAGCAAGATTGAAACATACGAGGACCTTGAAAACATACGGACGCTTGGCTTCAGGGGCGAGGCGCTCGCTTCAATCGCAGCCGTTGCTAAGGTTGAAATGAAAACAAGAACTCAAGAAGATGAACTTGCAACGCTTGTTAAAATAGAAGGTGGGAAGCTAATTGAGGTTTCAAAAACGACGCATCCAGTTGGGACATCAATCCTGGTCAAAAATCTTTTCTATAACACACCTGCGAGAAGAAATTTTTTGAAAAGCAATCACACAGAATTTAGACATGCATATGAAGCTTTTGTAAGATTTGCAATCGCCTATCCAGAAATATCATTTGAATTCATCAGCGATGACGAGGTTATATCAAAATTTGAAGCAACGGATCTTGAAACGAGAATTAAACAAATCTTTGGAGATGATTTTTACGAAAACCTTATCCCCGTAAATGAGAAAACCGAATTCATAAGCATACACGGATTTATAAGCAAACCCGAATTTTCAAAGAAGACGAAATCAGATCAGTTCATTTTTCTTAACCGAAGATACATAATAAATCGCTCAATAAATCACGCAGTTTATGGTGCCTACGAACATTTACTTGAAAAAGGAAACTTTCCATCGTTTATTTTGATGATTTCAATTAACCCGAGGCATGTTGATGTAAATGTTCATCCGTCAAAGCTTGAGGTTAAATTTGATGATGAACAGGGAATTTACAATTTTGTTCGTGCAGTCGTAAAACATTCTCTTTCAAAGTTCAACTTAATTCCAGAGGTTGAGTTTGAGCCATCAGGTGGAATTAAACTTCGCACATCCACAGAAATTGAGGAAATAAAACAAAGATTGATAAATCTGACTGAACCAATAAAAGAAAAAATTCAAAAAGAACAGCAGTATTCGCTTGAATTTTTAACTTCTTCTTTTCCAGAAGCTGAAACAGAGCTTAAAGCAAAGGTTGGACTTGAAAGAGTTGAAAGGATGTCGCAAGAAATCCAATTCACAATTCCTCAAGCTGATGAGGGAAGTGATAGTGAAGGAACTTCATTTATGCAAATTCACGGTAGATATATAATTGCTCAAATTAAAAGTGGGATTATGATAATTGATCAACATGTTGCGCACGAAAGGATCCTTTATGAAAAAGCGCTTGATAGGTTAAATTCGGGCTCTCCTTTCACACAGCAGCTTTTGTTTCCGCAAACTATTGAACTTGCACCGTCAGATATAGCAATCGTGAAAGAAATTAAAGAACACCTTGAAAGTTTAGGTTTTGATTTGCGAATCTTTGGGAAGAATACGATTGTCCTTTATGGAGTCCCGCCAGAGGTAAAGCAAGGGGCAGAGCGAAAGATTTTGCAAGAGATAATTGAACTTTACAAAGAAAATTCAAATACTGAACCGAATTTAAGTGTTCGTGAAAACCTTGCAAAATCTTTTGCCTGTAAAACAGCAATAAAAGCTGGGGATAGATTAACACCTGAAGAAATTCAGGTTTTAATTGATCAACTTTTCCTTACCCAAAACCCCTATGTATGCCCCCACGGAAGACCAATAATAATCAAAATTTCAATTGAGGAACTTGATAAAAGATTCGGAAGAGCTTAG
- a CDS encoding class I SAM-dependent methyltransferase has product MKYEKIKSKIDEIISERGILRKILYAGLNLFLLRAWYVKNELEKFFRSKNEKCNVLDAGCGFGQYSYFIAKKFKNSEVLGVDLNERRIRECEKFARSEKIENLKFEIADLTKLNFAEKFDLILAIDVMEHIENDEEVFRNFYKAMKKDGLLIISTPSNLGGSEVHSEEDESFIEEHVRSGYGADEIKDKLEKIGFKNISVKYSYGKWGNLSWRLMIKFPVLLLGKSFAFALFLPLYYLVILVPGIFMMWLDTKIENKSGTGLIVTARK; this is encoded by the coding sequence ATGAAATACGAAAAGATAAAATCAAAAATTGACGAGATAATCTCCGAGCGAGGTATTTTGCGAAAAATTCTTTACGCTGGCTTGAACCTCTTTCTTCTGCGCGCATGGTATGTGAAAAACGAACTGGAAAAATTTTTCCGTTCAAAAAATGAAAAATGCAATGTCCTTGACGCTGGCTGTGGCTTCGGACAGTATTCGTATTTCATAGCCAAAAAATTTAAAAATTCAGAGGTCCTCGGCGTTGATCTGAACGAAAGAAGAATCAGAGAATGTGAAAAATTTGCAAGATCGGAAAAGATAGAAAATTTAAAATTTGAAATCGCTGATCTTACCAAATTAAATTTCGCTGAAAAATTTGACTTAATACTTGCAATTGATGTCATGGAACACATTGAAAACGATGAGGAGGTTTTTAGAAATTTTTATAAAGCAATGAAAAAAGATGGATTACTGATAATAAGTACCCCATCAAACCTCGGTGGATCAGAAGTTCACTCCGAAGAAGATGAAAGCTTTATTGAAGAGCATGTAAGAAGTGGTTACGGAGCGGATGAAATCAAAGATAAACTTGAAAAAATAGGATTTAAAAACATCTCCGTGAAATACAGCTATGGTAAATGGGGAAATCTGTCGTGGAGGTTGATGATAAAATTTCCTGTTCTTTTGCTTGGGAAAAGTTTTGCTTTCGCTCTTTTCTTACCACTATATTACCTTGTTATTTTAGTTCCCGGTATTTTTATGATGTGGCTTGATACCAAAATTGAAAATAAAAGTGGGACGGGATTAATAGTCACAGCACGGAAGTAA
- a CDS encoding HAMP domain-containing histidine kinase yields the protein MLKTVNIKRFLVLLAVAIALGILYYTNIIVKNLEQRERQIANLYAKSIEYIATAPGTSEFTFIFNQIILTIDFPVIVTDRDRNPLYYRNIDIDPNLPSKQKERILRSEIAKMEKTFEPIKIVYGDTLILNYVFYGNSKLVEQLKILPYIILVAAGIFILIGYLSFSYIKKTEQSNIWVGLARETAHQLGTPLSSLYGWLEILRTKVDNGEDVSDVIHEIENDLNKLNKTAQRFSKIGSKPEFVEEKISDVISSVVRYFEKRIPHTGKKIAISVKGDLEAKAFINRELFEWVIENLIKNSLDAIENSEGKIEFKIQERKKSVIIDVSDTGRGINMKYRKDIFRPGYTTKKRGWGLGLSLSKRIIEVYHGGKLFLKESKLGKGSTFRIVLKK from the coding sequence ATGCTGAAAACCGTAAACATAAAAAGATTTCTTGTCCTTCTTGCGGTCGCAATTGCCCTCGGGATTCTTTACTATACAAATATCATAGTCAAAAATCTTGAACAAAGGGAGAGGCAAATTGCAAACCTCTACGCAAAATCAATTGAATATATAGCTACAGCCCCAGGGACTTCTGAATTCACATTTATATTTAACCAGATAATTTTGACCATTGATTTCCCTGTGATCGTGACCGATAGAGACAGAAATCCTCTTTACTACAGAAACATTGACATTGATCCGAACTTGCCATCAAAACAGAAGGAAAGGATTTTGCGAAGTGAAATTGCAAAGATGGAGAAAACTTTTGAACCTATAAAGATAGTTTACGGCGACACATTGATCCTGAACTATGTTTTCTACGGAAATTCAAAACTTGTAGAACAGCTTAAAATTTTGCCATATATAATTCTTGTCGCTGCGGGGATTTTCATTTTAATTGGATATTTGAGTTTTAGTTACATCAAAAAAACTGAACAGAGCAACATTTGGGTTGGGCTTGCCCGAGAAACCGCACACCAACTTGGAACACCGCTTTCAAGTTTATATGGATGGCTTGAAATTTTAAGGACAAAAGTTGATAACGGCGAAGATGTGAGCGATGTAATTCATGAAATTGAAAACGATCTCAACAAACTTAACAAAACAGCACAAAGATTTTCAAAAATTGGTTCAAAACCTGAATTTGTTGAAGAAAAAATCTCAGATGTTATAAGTTCCGTCGTTAGATATTTTGAGAAAAGAATTCCACACACCGGTAAAAAGATAGCGATTTCAGTCAAGGGAGATCTTGAAGCAAAAGCTTTTATAAATCGTGAGCTGTTTGAATGGGTCATTGAAAATTTGATAAAAAATTCGCTTGATGCAATTGAAAACAGCGAAGGAAAGATAGAGTTTAAAATTCAGGAGAGGAAAAAATCCGTTATAATTGATGTATCCGACACGGGACGAGGAATAAATATGAAATATCGCAAGGATATTTTCAGACCTGGTTACACAACGAAGAAGCGAGGTTGGGGGCTTGGATTGAGCTTATCAAAAAGAATAATTGAAGTTTATCACGGCGGAAAATTATTTCTGAAAGAAAGCAAACTCGGGAAAGGTTCAACTTTCAGAATAGTTTTAAAAAAGTGA
- a CDS encoding adenylosuccinate synthase: MLIKIPDGAVWVILGAQWGDEGKGKIVDLLSENADIVVRYQGGANAGHTVSFSGKTYVLHLLPSGIFHPNVVCVIGNGVVLDPIALMEEIEMVKSAGVDISGRLLISHNAHLIMPYHKLLDKLYEQGDGKIGTTGKGIGPAYVDKYARVGIKVVDLLDRETLRKKLRKNIESKNEIIEKIYGETKFDVEKIIDEYIEFDKKIDEYVTDTAVYLNKAIKEGRKILLEGAQGALLDIDHGTYPYVTSSNPTAGGASTGSGIPPTKINGVIGVIKAYTTRVGEGPFPTELKSEIGNYIREKGHEYGATTGRPRRCGWLDIVSLNYTIMINGIEKLALTKLDVLDELDEIKICVAYELNGKKLKNFPTDSETLSKVKPIYETFKGWKTKTSNVKTYLELPSEARDYIEAIEKLTGVEISIISVGADRYQTILK, from the coding sequence ATGTTGATAAAAATTCCTGATGGCGCTGTGTGGGTCATCCTCGGCGCTCAATGGGGCGATGAAGGAAAGGGAAAAATCGTTGATCTTTTGAGCGAAAACGCTGACATCGTGGTTAGATATCAAGGAGGCGCTAACGCAGGACATACAGTTTCATTTAGCGGTAAAACTTATGTCTTACATCTTTTGCCATCTGGAATTTTTCACCCAAATGTCGTTTGTGTAATTGGAAATGGTGTAGTGCTTGACCCAATTGCTTTGATGGAAGAAATTGAAATGGTAAAATCCGCAGGTGTTGACATATCCGGACGACTTTTGATAAGCCACAACGCTCATCTTATAATGCCATATCACAAACTTCTTGATAAACTTTATGAGCAAGGGGATGGAAAAATCGGAACGACTGGGAAAGGAATCGGTCCAGCTTATGTTGATAAATATGCAAGAGTTGGAATTAAAGTAGTTGATCTGCTTGACAGGGAAACGCTTCGCAAAAAACTTCGCAAAAACATTGAATCAAAAAACGAAATCATAGAAAAAATTTACGGCGAAACGAAGTTTGATGTTGAAAAAATAATTGACGAATATATTGAGTTTGATAAAAAAATTGATGAATATGTCACCGACACCGCTGTATATCTAAATAAAGCAATAAAAGAAGGAAGGAAAATTCTGCTTGAAGGTGCACAAGGCGCTTTGCTTGACATTGACCACGGAACCTATCCTTATGTGACATCTTCAAACCCAACTGCAGGCGGAGCATCAACAGGTTCAGGTATCCCACCAACAAAAATAAACGGAGTGATCGGTGTTATTAAAGCATATACAACAAGAGTCGGAGAAGGTCCGTTTCCAACGGAATTAAAAAGCGAAATTGGAAACTACATAAGAGAGAAAGGACATGAATACGGAGCAACAACAGGAAGGCCCAGAAGATGCGGTTGGCTTGATATTGTGAGCTTGAACTACACAATTATGATAAACGGGATTGAAAAACTCGCCTTGACTAAACTTGATGTCCTTGATGAACTTGACGAAATAAAAATCTGCGTCGCCTATGAATTAAACGGCAAAAAACTTAAAAACTTCCCAACCGACTCCGAAACTCTCTCAAAAGTTAAACCTATTTACGAAACCTTTAAAGGATGGAAAACAAAAACTTCAAATGTCAAAACATATTTAGAACTTCCGTCTGAAGCAAGAGATTATATTGAAGCAATAGAAAAACTAACTGGGGTAGAAATTTCAATCATATCGGTTGGAGCAGATAGATATCAAACAATTTTAAAGTAA
- a CDS encoding STAS domain-containing protein has protein sequence MRLKAKKIDDVVVVEIKGNLMGGPDSQKFRDLLRKFLDEGRNKIVVDLKNVKMINSAGLGTLISGLTTMRNSGGDLKIANLNEKVESLLTITRLIKVFETYNSIEEAIESYKKKSKKKKIKV, from the coding sequence ATGCGATTGAAAGCGAAAAAAATTGATGATGTCGTAGTTGTTGAGATCAAAGGGAACTTAATGGGAGGACCTGACTCTCAAAAATTTAGAGACCTTCTGCGCAAGTTTCTTGATGAAGGCAGAAATAAAATAGTAGTTGATCTTAAGAATGTTAAGATGATTAACAGCGCAGGACTTGGGACATTGATAAGCGGTTTGACGACGATGCGAAATAGTGGTGGTGATCTTAAAATTGCAAATCTAAACGAAAAAGTTGAATCACTTTTAACGATAACACGTCTTATAAAAGTTTTTGAAACTTACAATTCAATTGAAGAAGCGATTGAAAGTTATAAAAAGAAGTCAAAGAAAAAGAAAATCAAAGTGTAA
- a CDS encoding DNA methyltransferase: MNIDSDGDTISLRKDVLLSELDQILEAQTLERAKYYLERLIKGTNEIKTNKINDINLSRWKEYDEIITDSLWIFDKRDTSGAHLGWYWGNFIPQIPRQLMLRYTKKGDWVLDAFVGSGTTLIECRRLGRNGVGIELNPDVAKKANELIKKEENPYNVISDIIIDDSRTINIRSILEKYGINYFQLMILHPPYHDIIKFSNDKRDLSNAKSIDEFLKMFGEVLDNISPYLEKERFLALVIGDKYFKGEWIPWAFIA; this comes from the coding sequence TTGAATATTGACAGCGATGGCGATACTATTTCCTTACGCAAGGATGTTCTACTTTCAGAATTAGATCAAATTTTAGAGGCACAAACACTTGAACGGGCGAAGTATTATTTAGAAAGGTTGATAAAAGGAACTAATGAAATCAAAACGAACAAAATTAATGATATAAATCTTTCAAGATGGAAAGAGTATGATGAAATTATTACGGATAGCCTTTGGATTTTTGATAAAAGAGACACCTCTGGTGCACATCTTGGATGGTATTGGGGGAATTTCATACCTCAAATTCCAAGACAGTTAATGTTAAGATATACCAAGAAAGGCGATTGGGTTTTGGATGCCTTTGTGGGAAGCGGAACAACTTTAATTGAATGCAGAAGGTTGGGTAGAAATGGGGTTGGAATAGAATTAAATCCTGATGTAGCTAAAAAAGCCAACGAACTAATTAAAAAAGAAGAGAACCCTTACAATGTGATCAGCGATATAATCATTGATGACAGCAGGACGATAAATATTAGATCCATTTTAGAAAAATATGGCATCAATTATTTTCAATTGATGATTTTACATCCACCATATCACGATATTATCAAGTTTTCAAACGATAAAAGGGACCTTTCAAACGCAAAAAGCATTGACGAATTTTTAAAAATGTTTGGAGAAGTGCTTGATAATATAAGTCCATATTTAGAAAAAGAACGCTTTCTTGCCTTAGTGATTGGCGATAAGTATTTTAAAGGTGAGTGGATACCTTGGGCTTTTATTGCATGA
- the secF gene encoding protein translocase subunit SecF: protein MRFIGKTNIKFIEKRKFWYAISAIVILAGLISLIFRGIPLGIDFLGGTEVIVRFEKPVSIGEVRNAMAQIGLAKSEIKTYGSRNEILIRTSEQAEGTKISEMISSTLISKFKDNKVEILNEEKVGPRIGAELRKKALYTVILSLIVMLVYIGLRFKPIYGLGAVVALFHDVLVTLGFCSIFSAVPYLNIEMNQTLLAALLTLVGLSVNDTVVVFDRIRENLKLHKAMDFIALVNKSINETLSRTIITSGTTIMVLIVLLVVGSEVTRGFAFALIIGMITGTYSSIYVASSIVVDFTLARQRKAEKEKLLKKQPIPAK, encoded by the coding sequence ATGAGATTTATCGGCAAAACAAATATAAAGTTTATAGAGAAAAGAAAATTTTGGTATGCTATTTCAGCAATTGTTATACTTGCTGGTTTAATTTCACTTATTTTTCGTGGAATTCCACTTGGCATTGACTTCCTCGGTGGAACCGAAGTAATTGTGAGATTTGAAAAACCTGTTTCAATTGGAGAAGTAAGAAACGCAATGGCTCAGATTGGACTTGCTAAAAGTGAGATAAAAACATATGGAAGTCGCAACGAAATCTTGATAAGGACATCCGAACAAGCTGAAGGAACCAAAATAAGCGAGATGATCTCATCCACTTTGATATCTAAGTTCAAAGATAACAAGGTTGAGATTTTAAACGAAGAAAAAGTTGGACCAAGAATTGGAGCTGAGTTGAGAAAAAAAGCATTGTATACGGTCATTTTATCACTGATCGTAATGCTTGTCTACATTGGATTAAGATTTAAGCCGATTTATGGGCTTGGCGCTGTAGTTGCTCTTTTCCACGATGTTTTAGTTACACTCGGATTTTGTTCAATCTTTAGTGCCGTGCCATATTTAAATATAGAAATGAACCAAACATTGCTTGCTGCTTTGCTTACGCTTGTCGGTTTATCGGTAAATGATACAGTCGTTGTTTTTGATAGAATCAGGGAGAATTTAAAACTACACAAAGCAATGGATTTCATTGCTCTTGTGAACAAAAGCATTAATGAAACCTTGAGCAGAACCATCATAACGAGCGGAACGACGATAATGGTTCTTATTGTTTTGCTTGTCGTTGGAAGTGAGGTTACGCGTGGCTTTGCGTTTGCGTTAATAATTGGTATGATAACTGGAACTTATTCATCAATCTATGTCGCAAGTTCAATTGTAGTTGATTTCACGCTTGCAAGGCAAAGGAAAGCAGAAAAGGAAAAACTCCTGAAGAAACAACCTATTCCAGCAAAGTAA
- the secD gene encoding protein translocase subunit SecD — protein MKKNRWKIILIIISIAGALWYLYPTYKDIQYQKKLSELKGEDSLKFVQQNIDDIQKVKQKRIKLGLDLQGGMYVALEVDVVKMLDNLAKNKDETFRQILAEVKKEALVSEEPATSILLRKFQEKGIRLSRYYGDIRQSDAEIISELEKQAEDAVDRALEVIRNRVDKYGVAEPSIHKQGANRIIVELPGVKNREEVRQLLQSTAVLEFKLLKPVDVTIKVMQSIDNYLAGKGISDTTDTSQVALKSDTTKKDTIKTIASELGVDTATAGLDEFEKFKKEHPFFAYVRVDEQTGIGFVNARDRRIVEYILSRPDVKNLIPPDFEFVWSAKPFTAQDGNQYYNLLAVKKDPEITGKVITEARATIDPENNLPIVIMRMNSEGAREWARITGANINRHIAIILDGTAYSWPVVRTKIIGGSSQIEGLDSPEEARLLEIVLKAGALPAPLEIIEERTVGPSLGEDSIQKGLNAALLAFALITLFMIVYYSTSGIVANLALILNIGFILAVLAGFNATLTLPGIAGIILTIGVAVDANVLIYERIREELSVGRTLRSAIDEGYSKAFSAIFDSNITTFLTGLILYNFGAGPIQGFALTIMIGILANLFSAIFITKVLYDILAEKYQAVIKFG, from the coding sequence GTGAAAAAGAACAGATGGAAAATTATTTTGATCATAATATCAATCGCCGGTGCTTTGTGGTATCTGTATCCAACCTACAAGGACATTCAGTATCAAAAGAAATTAAGTGAATTGAAAGGGGAAGATAGTTTGAAATTTGTCCAGCAAAACATTGATGATATTCAAAAAGTTAAACAAAAAAGGATAAAGCTTGGGCTTGATCTTCAGGGCGGAATGTATGTTGCGCTTGAAGTAGATGTGGTTAAAATGCTTGACAACCTCGCAAAGAACAAAGACGAAACATTTAGACAAATACTTGCTGAAGTTAAAAAAGAAGCGTTGGTTTCGGAAGAACCAGCTACATCAATTCTTTTGAGGAAATTTCAGGAGAAAGGGATAAGGTTAAGTAGATATTATGGTGATATTCGTCAGAGCGATGCTGAGATAATTTCTGAACTTGAAAAGCAAGCTGAGGACGCTGTTGATAGAGCTCTTGAAGTTATCCGAAACAGAGTTGATAAGTATGGCGTCGCTGAACCATCAATTCATAAGCAAGGTGCAAATCGCATTATCGTTGAATTGCCAGGCGTAAAAAATCGGGAAGAAGTTAGACAACTTTTGCAAAGCACCGCAGTTCTTGAGTTCAAACTTCTAAAACCTGTTGATGTCACAATAAAAGTAATGCAATCCATTGACAACTACTTGGCTGGAAAAGGAATTTCTGATACCACCGATACCTCTCAAGTTGCCCTGAAATCGGACACAACCAAGAAAGATACTATAAAAACTATTGCATCTGAGCTCGGCGTTGATACAGCGACAGCAGGGTTAGATGAATTTGAAAAGTTTAAAAAAGAACATCCATTCTTCGCATATGTCAGGGTTGACGAACAAACTGGTATTGGCTTTGTTAACGCAAGAGATAGAAGAATTGTTGAATATATTTTATCGCGCCCAGATGTGAAAAATTTAATCCCACCAGATTTTGAATTCGTTTGGTCTGCGAAGCCTTTTACGGCTCAAGATGGGAATCAGTATTATAATCTTCTTGCTGTCAAGAAGGATCCAGAAATTACTGGAAAAGTAATAACTGAGGCAAGAGCGACAATTGATCCTGAAAATAACCTTCCGATCGTTATAATGAGAATGAACAGCGAAGGTGCACGCGAATGGGCAAGAATAACAGGCGCAAACATAAATAGACATATTGCTATAATTCTTGATGGAACTGCTTACTCCTGGCCAGTTGTGAGGACTAAAATAATCGGTGGAAGCTCGCAAATTGAAGGACTTGATTCACCTGAAGAAGCACGACTTCTTGAGATTGTTTTAAAAGCTGGTGCATTACCAGCGCCACTTGAAATAATTGAAGAAAGAACTGTCGGGCCATCACTTGGTGAGGATTCTATCCAAAAAGGTTTAAACGCTGCGCTTTTGGCTTTTGCCTTGATAACATTGTTCATGATAGTTTACTATTCTACATCTGGAATAGTTGCTAATTTAGCGTTGATTTTGAACATTGGTTTTATACTTGCAGTTCTTGCTGGTTTTAACGCCACTCTTACTTTGCCCGGCATCGCAGGAATTATACTTACTATAGGCGTTGCCGTTGACGCGAATGTTTTAATATATGAAAGAATTCGTGAAGAGCTTAGCGTTGGCAGAACACTCAGATCCGCTATAGACGAAGGTTATTCCAAAGCATTTAGTGCAATTTTTGACTCCAACATAACAACTTTTCTAACGGGACTGATTCTGTATAATTTTGGTGCTGGACCCATTCAAGGTTTTGCACTTACGATAATGATTGGAATTTTAGCTAATCTTTTCAGCGCAATTTTCATAACCAAAGTTCTATACGACATTTTAGCAGAAAAGTATCAAGCAGTTATAAAATTCGGATAA